A section of the Mycolicibacterium anyangense genome encodes:
- a CDS encoding serine/threonine-protein kinase, producing MPLADGQIVAGYTILRTLGAGGMGEVYLVQHPRLPRRDALKVLGSAVSRDEEYRQRFNLEADMVATLSHPHIVTIYDRGEFDDKLWIAMEFIDGTDASHLLADRYPYGMPPDEVARVVTAVAEALDYAHSRGLLHRDVKPANILLGHPESGDSRIALADFGIARWMGQSSNLTGTNMTVGTVAYAAPEQLKGEEIDGHADQYALAATAYHLLTGMPPFQHTNPAIVISQHLSSDPPAIGSKRPELAGLGPVFAKALAKDSGARYARCVDFARDLRRGLGAAESECGAVLATALSPATGGAQKAGASRARHARPESSRSRRRLLVPAILGVSVVIGGAAAGLSLFNHRDVDSAATTVSAPPPATSGRMDLPIVVIGANCAVLGAAAVSETGAPAYCAHASPGAPATVWSLQPEKLLSDPQGH from the coding sequence ATGCCGTTAGCGGACGGCCAGATTGTTGCTGGTTACACCATCTTGCGGACCCTGGGCGCCGGTGGGATGGGTGAGGTCTACCTGGTCCAGCATCCCCGGCTGCCGCGCCGCGATGCGCTGAAGGTGCTGGGCTCGGCGGTCAGCCGCGACGAGGAGTACCGGCAACGGTTCAATCTCGAGGCCGATATGGTCGCCACGCTCTCGCATCCGCACATCGTCACCATCTACGACCGCGGTGAGTTCGACGACAAGCTGTGGATCGCGATGGAGTTCATCGACGGGACCGATGCCTCGCATCTGCTCGCCGACCGCTATCCGTATGGCATGCCACCCGACGAGGTGGCGCGGGTCGTCACCGCGGTGGCCGAAGCACTCGACTACGCCCACAGTCGCGGACTACTGCACCGCGACGTCAAGCCGGCCAACATCCTGCTCGGCCACCCGGAGTCCGGTGACTCACGAATTGCTTTGGCGGACTTCGGTATTGCCCGGTGGATGGGCCAGTCGAGCAATCTGACCGGCACCAACATGACCGTCGGGACGGTCGCTTACGCCGCGCCGGAACAGCTCAAGGGTGAGGAGATCGATGGCCACGCCGACCAGTACGCACTGGCCGCCACCGCCTATCACCTGCTGACCGGGATGCCGCCGTTCCAGCACACCAACCCGGCGATCGTGATCAGTCAGCACCTCAGTTCGGATCCGCCGGCCATCGGGTCCAAGCGCCCGGAACTGGCCGGCCTGGGGCCGGTGTTCGCCAAGGCGCTGGCCAAGGATTCCGGCGCCCGTTACGCCCGGTGCGTCGATTTCGCCCGCGACCTGCGCCGCGGTCTGGGAGCCGCCGAGTCCGAGTGCGGTGCGGTCCTGGCAACCGCGTTGTCCCCGGCGACGGGTGGAGCGCAGAAGGCGGGTGCCTCGCGCGCCCGGCACGCCAGACCGGAGTCGAGCCGGTCCCGACGACGGCTGCTGGTCCCGGCCATCCTGGGGGTGTCCGTCGTCATCGGCGGTGCTGCCGCTGGGCTCAGCCTGTTCAATCACCGGGACGTCGACAGCGCGGCCACGACGGTGTCGGCGCCACCGCCTGCCACATCGGGTCGGATGGACCTGCCGATCGTGGTGATCGGCGCCAACTGTGCGGTGCTGGGCGCGGCGGCCGTCAGCGAGACGGGCGCGCCTGCCTATTGCGCGCACGCCTCGCCGGGGGCACCGGCCACGGTGTGGTCACTGCAACCGGAAAAGTTGCTCAGCGATCCGCAGGGTCATTGA
- a CDS encoding RDD family protein, translating to MTNAGIVSRGLAALVDIVVVVVTMGLLYLGLALTTLILRPTSFRFPAPNLIFSSAVTIGVSVLYLTVCWTLSGRTVGAVLLGVRVVGRGAELLTLPVAVLRAVACVLFPIGLLWVAVDRGRRSVQDIVLGSRVVYDRPSQ from the coding sequence GTGACCAACGCGGGCATCGTCTCGCGCGGTCTGGCGGCCTTGGTGGACATCGTGGTGGTGGTCGTGACGATGGGGCTGCTCTATCTGGGGCTGGCGCTGACCACACTGATCCTGCGCCCGACGTCGTTCCGGTTCCCGGCCCCGAATCTCATCTTCTCCAGTGCGGTGACGATCGGGGTGTCGGTGCTGTACCTGACCGTCTGTTGGACGCTGTCCGGGCGTACGGTCGGCGCGGTGCTGCTGGGTGTGCGCGTGGTTGGCCGGGGCGCCGAGCTGCTGACGCTGCCGGTCGCGGTGCTGCGGGCGGTTGCCTGCGTGCTGTTCCCGATCGGGCTGCTGTGGGTGGCTGTGGACCGCGGCCGCCGTTCGGTCCAGGACATCGTGCTGGGCAGCCGCGTCGTGTATGACCGTCCGAGTCAGTAG
- a CDS encoding MspA family porin — MKVIGRLLVAMIAAIAGLFVGAGTSNAGLDNQLSLVDGGGRTLTVQQWDTFLDGVFPLDRNRLTREWFHSGKAVYSVVGPGADEFGGTLELGYQVGFPWSLGVGINFSYTTPNILLDDVNLSPTGFNPLGSIITPNLFPGVSISADLGNGPGIQEVATFSVDVSGAGGAVAVANAHGTVTGAAGGVLLRPFARLISKAGDSVTTYGEPWNMN; from the coding sequence ATGAAGGTAATTGGCCGGCTGCTGGTTGCGATGATCGCCGCGATAGCGGGATTGTTCGTGGGGGCAGGCACCTCGAATGCGGGGCTGGACAATCAGCTGAGTCTGGTCGACGGTGGTGGCCGTACGTTGACGGTTCAGCAGTGGGACACCTTCCTGGACGGCGTGTTCCCCCTGGACCGCAACCGGCTGACCCGTGAGTGGTTCCACTCCGGCAAGGCTGTCTACAGCGTTGTGGGCCCCGGTGCCGACGAGTTCGGGGGCACCTTGGAGCTGGGTTACCAGGTCGGCTTCCCGTGGTCGCTGGGTGTGGGCATCAACTTCAGCTACACCACCCCCAACATCCTGCTCGACGACGTGAACCTGTCCCCGACGGGCTTCAACCCGCTGGGCTCGATCATCACCCCGAACCTGTTCCCGGGTGTGTCGATCAGCGCTGACCTGGGCAACGGCCCCGGTATCCAGGAAGTGGCCACCTTCTCGGTGGATGTCTCGGGCGCAGGCGGCGCCGTCGCGGTGGCCAACGCCCACGGCACCGTGACCGGTGCGGCCGGCGGTGTGCTGCTGCGTCCGTTCGCCCGCCTGATCTCCAAGGCCGGTGACTCCGTCACCACCTACGGCGAACCCTGGAACATGAACTGA
- a CDS encoding SCO6745 family protein: MTHTDTDAVRTAGAAIGEAVSIFMLSPETMQKSLAAGYPDPFAAYFAGRGGVLGRATDTTVNAVFAVFEPNVVRACWQAGVAVRDAPDSAQLYWEQAAEYGREHLSAVQGLDRLAELGEKVIAAAPEPGLPLYAGWRAMPLADDPAGRAFQVMFILRELRAAVHFNALTISGITPVEAHLLNKGPDYAAFMGWQPPYADVEASKKDRYAEVENLTNRRMAEIVGAALTPGEADELAQLSTEALKTLKNAGNS; this comes from the coding sequence ATGACGCATACCGATACCGACGCCGTCCGCACCGCAGGAGCGGCGATCGGCGAAGCCGTCAGCATCTTCATGCTCAGCCCGGAGACGATGCAGAAGAGTCTGGCCGCCGGCTACCCGGATCCGTTCGCCGCCTACTTCGCCGGTCGGGGTGGGGTGCTCGGCCGCGCCACCGACACCACCGTCAACGCCGTCTTCGCGGTGTTCGAGCCGAACGTCGTCCGCGCCTGCTGGCAGGCTGGTGTGGCCGTCCGCGACGCTCCGGACAGTGCGCAGCTGTATTGGGAGCAGGCAGCCGAGTACGGCCGGGAGCACCTGAGCGCAGTCCAGGGTCTGGACCGGCTTGCGGAGTTGGGCGAGAAGGTGATCGCCGCGGCGCCGGAACCCGGTCTGCCGTTGTACGCCGGCTGGCGTGCGATGCCGCTGGCCGACGATCCCGCGGGGCGGGCCTTCCAGGTGATGTTCATCCTGCGCGAGTTGCGAGCCGCCGTGCACTTCAACGCATTGACGATCTCAGGCATCACCCCGGTCGAGGCGCACCTGCTCAACAAGGGCCCGGACTACGCCGCGTTCATGGGATGGCAGCCGCCCTACGCCGATGTCGAAGCCTCGAAGAAGGACCGCTACGCCGAGGTCGAGAACCTCACCAACCGCCGGATGGCCGAGATCGTCGGTGCGGCCCTGACACCCGGCGAGGCAGACGAGCTCGCGCAGCTGAGCACCGAGGCCCTCAAAACCTTGAAGAATGCTGGGAACAGCTAG
- a CDS encoding ArnT family glycosyltransferase yields MDSVTAILHHLHTPAETAEPRRLGLSRTAWRRIGLAALLIATACTYLWNITINGMGNAFYAGAAQAGSKNWEALLFGSVDPGNFITVDKPPVSQWVMGLSGQTFGFSSASMLVPEALMAVGAVALLYGAVRRIAGTGAGFVAGTAFALTPVVALMFRYNNPDAVMVLLMMAAAYCTVRALERGSGTWMTLAGSALGFAFLAKMLEGLMVAPAIGVVYLLVAPTSVRRRLAHLAAAMASCLLSAGWFVALTLVWPASSRPYLAGSTDNNFMNLVIGYNGLARILGRNHTGATDAHAGPPADFGHQNAGITRLFSGEFGLEMSWLLPAALLGLVYVLVVRARAPRTDLVRGGVVLFGGWLLVDGLVLSYMKGMVHPYYCLSVVPAVAALAAIGGCEMWRTRDRLRGRISVAASVLLTVLWSWWLLDGNQHWAAAVRWVVLAVGVAGVVTLLVALSTNRSGLAAAALAVGVLAGGMGSAGYAFATIAVPHTGGMAQVGPVQRAHDGADRPDGSGQESNTQLDRLLAGTNTKWSAAVNGSSAAAALELATNTSVMAIGGFGGSDPVPSLTQFQSDVADHEIGYYVVSPGNRQGPGHGNQHADITAWVAANFAPKAVGSATVYDLTAPPKSA; encoded by the coding sequence ATAGACTCTGTGACCGCAATTCTTCACCACCTCCACACCCCCGCCGAGACGGCGGAACCTCGCCGGCTCGGGTTGTCGCGCACCGCATGGCGACGCATCGGCCTAGCTGCCTTGCTGATTGCCACCGCCTGCACGTATCTGTGGAACATCACCATCAACGGCATGGGCAATGCGTTCTACGCCGGCGCCGCGCAGGCCGGTTCCAAGAACTGGGAAGCACTGTTGTTCGGCTCGGTCGATCCGGGGAACTTCATCACCGTCGACAAGCCGCCGGTATCGCAATGGGTGATGGGCCTGTCCGGGCAGACCTTCGGATTCAGCAGCGCCAGCATGCTGGTACCCGAAGCGCTGATGGCGGTGGGTGCGGTCGCCCTGCTGTACGGCGCAGTCCGCCGGATCGCCGGAACCGGTGCAGGTTTCGTGGCCGGCACGGCGTTCGCGTTGACCCCTGTGGTGGCGTTGATGTTCCGCTACAACAACCCGGATGCGGTGATGGTCCTGCTGATGATGGCCGCCGCTTACTGCACGGTGCGGGCTCTCGAACGCGGGAGCGGCACGTGGATGACGCTGGCCGGGTCTGCCCTGGGGTTCGCATTCCTGGCCAAGATGTTGGAGGGCCTGATGGTGGCCCCGGCGATAGGCGTTGTCTATCTGCTGGTGGCGCCGACGTCGGTGCGGCGCCGGCTGGCACATCTGGCGGCCGCGATGGCCTCCTGCCTGCTCTCTGCGGGTTGGTTCGTCGCACTGACACTGGTGTGGCCGGCGTCGTCTCGGCCCTATCTGGCCGGCTCGACGGACAACAACTTCATGAACCTGGTGATCGGGTACAACGGCCTGGCGCGGATCCTGGGCCGCAACCATACGGGTGCTACCGACGCTCACGCCGGACCTCCTGCTGACTTCGGTCACCAGAATGCTGGTATCACAAGGCTTTTCAGCGGTGAGTTCGGCCTCGAGATGAGCTGGCTGCTTCCGGCGGCGCTGCTCGGTCTGGTGTACGTCCTGGTGGTGCGCGCGCGTGCTCCGCGGACCGACCTGGTCCGCGGCGGGGTGGTGCTGTTCGGTGGCTGGCTGCTGGTCGACGGACTCGTCCTGAGCTATATGAAGGGGATGGTGCACCCGTACTACTGCCTGTCGGTGGTGCCCGCGGTGGCCGCGCTCGCCGCCATCGGTGGGTGCGAGATGTGGCGCACCCGCGACCGACTCCGCGGCCGGATCAGTGTGGCGGCGAGTGTTCTGTTGACCGTGCTCTGGAGCTGGTGGCTGCTGGACGGCAATCAGCACTGGGCGGCGGCCGTGCGTTGGGTCGTGCTGGCGGTCGGGGTCGCCGGGGTCGTCACCCTACTGGTGGCGTTGAGCACGAACCGCAGCGGACTCGCCGCCGCGGCACTGGCCGTCGGTGTCCTCGCCGGGGGAATGGGCTCGGCCGGTTATGCTTTCGCGACCATTGCGGTACCGCACACCGGTGGGATGGCCCAGGTCGGTCCCGTTCAGCGGGCTCACGATGGTGCTGATCGGCCGGATGGCTCGGGCCAGGAGTCCAACACCCAGCTCGACCGTCTCCTGGCGGGCACCAACACGAAGTGGTCGGCGGCCGTCAATGGCTCATCGGCAGCTGCCGCACTGGAATTGGCCACCAACACCTCGGTGATGGCGATCGGTGGATTCGGCGGTAGCGACCCCGTTCCGTCGCTCACCCAGTTCCAGTCTGACGTCGCTGATCATGAGATCGGCTACTACGTCGTCTCCCCGGGAAACCGGCAGGGACCCGGTCATGGCAACCAGCACGCCGACATCACGGCGTGGGTCGCCGCCAACTTTGCCCCCAAGGCTGTCGGGTCGGCCACCGTCTACGACCTGACGGCCCCACCGAAGTCGGCCTAA
- a CDS encoding alpha/beta hydrolase yields MPPNGPTPTPVPQPVLMPRLPDPDFNKFGHGLSLLGGWLPTAIQIGTFVVVIVAVGWRSRRWRLRWIPVVAAVGVGGACTARAWMDSEGLASNPAPLQLWVWTGVSVATVSAAVLGWSSAASWRRALSLLAIPLTALSTLVILNQWVGYYSTVQRAWGDLTSGPLPDQIAESDLAALRNTVPSTGKLLVIDTPDTASGFKHRSEYLYLPPVWFAGTVPPRLPAVMMIGGEFGNPSNWIRTGNAVATADAFARAHRGWAPVLVFVDSSGSFNNDTECVNGPRGNAADHLTQEVRPSVVSRFAASAAPGDWAVVGWSAGGTCAMNLVVMHPELFTTFVDIGGDRGPNSGTKEQTVERLYGGNAAMWDAFDTRTVMSRHGPYSGVAGLFNDSQEPPDDKTKDLPDRHDDRLAPVGYGGHGDEDQFREKGALPDLCAAAMAVQIDCTLRVYVGYHTWQFAQRAFVDSLPWLAERLHGPGAGAVGS; encoded by the coding sequence GTGCCGCCGAACGGCCCGACGCCGACACCAGTCCCGCAGCCCGTTCTGATGCCGCGGCTGCCCGACCCCGACTTCAACAAGTTCGGGCACGGCCTATCGCTGCTCGGGGGCTGGCTGCCGACCGCCATCCAGATCGGGACATTCGTGGTCGTCATCGTCGCTGTGGGGTGGCGGTCTCGCCGGTGGCGGCTGCGATGGATCCCGGTCGTCGCCGCCGTCGGCGTCGGCGGTGCCTGCACCGCCCGAGCCTGGATGGATTCGGAGGGCTTGGCGTCGAACCCGGCACCGCTTCAGTTGTGGGTCTGGACCGGGGTCAGCGTGGCAACGGTGTCGGCGGCGGTACTCGGCTGGAGCAGCGCCGCATCGTGGCGACGGGCGTTGTCACTGCTGGCCATTCCGCTCACGGCGCTCAGTACGTTGGTGATACTCAATCAATGGGTCGGCTATTACTCCACGGTGCAGCGGGCGTGGGGTGATCTGACCTCGGGTCCGTTGCCGGACCAGATCGCCGAAAGCGATCTGGCCGCCCTGCGCAACACAGTTCCGTCGACCGGCAAGCTTCTGGTCATCGATACACCGGACACTGCAAGTGGTTTCAAGCACCGCAGTGAATACCTCTACCTGCCGCCGGTCTGGTTCGCCGGGACCGTGCCGCCTCGGTTGCCCGCCGTGATGATGATCGGCGGCGAATTCGGGAACCCCTCGAACTGGATCCGGACGGGCAACGCTGTGGCGACCGCCGACGCCTTCGCTCGTGCCCACCGAGGCTGGGCTCCGGTGCTGGTGTTCGTCGATTCGAGCGGCAGCTTCAACAACGACACCGAATGTGTGAACGGGCCACGCGGTAATGCCGCCGACCACCTCACCCAGGAGGTCCGCCCTTCGGTGGTGTCCCGATTTGCCGCCTCGGCCGCACCCGGTGACTGGGCCGTGGTCGGGTGGTCGGCCGGTGGGACCTGTGCGATGAACCTGGTGGTCATGCATCCAGAGCTCTTCACCACCTTCGTCGACATCGGTGGTGATCGCGGGCCGAATTCCGGCACCAAGGAGCAGACCGTCGAGAGGCTGTACGGGGGCAATGCCGCGATGTGGGATGCCTTCGATACCCGCACCGTGATGAGCAGGCATGGGCCGTACTCCGGGGTGGCGGGACTGTTCAACGATTCGCAGGAGCCACCCGACGACAAGACCAAGGATCTTCCGGATCGGCACGACGACCGGCTTGCCCCGGTCGGGTACGGCGGTCACGGGGATGAGGATCAGTTCCGGGAGAAGGGCGCCCTTCCGGACCTGTGTGCGGCGGCCATGGCGGTGCAGATCGATTGCACCCTCAGGGTTTACGTCGGCTATCACACCTGGCAGTTCGCCCAGCGAGCGTTCGTCGATTCATTGCCCTGGTTGGCCGAACGGCTACATGGACCCGGTGCCGGTGCTGTCGGCTCATAG
- a CDS encoding glycoside hydrolase family 27 protein yields the protein MRRTSSILCRLAVLGFALAGCTSTPTPGPSAPTIATPPMGWNSWNSGILLSEQTVEQTIDAMVSSGMRDAGYRYVNLDAGWAATDRDADGNLQADPDRFPHGIAALARYAHDRGMRLGLYASPSYELCGIGERNASAGHESADAHTFARWGVDYLKYDWCSTDQNRSDQIARFTAMREALRASGRSIIYSINPNTSGDPGAGADYDWSSIADMARNTIDLVPLWRTEFVSAEPVLGVVEQVRIANQLAARSRPGYVNDPDMLVAGITWPDFVAGHPGMAQTLADEHGPSMTDDEQRTHVSLWAMMAAPLLAGNDIRSMTAQTRDILTNRDIIAVDQDPLVRQARPLPDDPRIMVKPLAGGAVAVSMLNPGSLPVSLATTAAAVGLPAATCYRVRDLWAHTDHTTTGDLSAERLAAHATEVLRIDPRCS from the coding sequence ATGCGCCGAACCTCGTCGATCCTCTGCCGCCTAGCCGTCCTGGGCTTCGCCCTTGCAGGGTGCACGAGCACACCCACCCCGGGTCCCAGCGCACCGACCATCGCGACACCACCGATGGGGTGGAACTCGTGGAACTCCGGCATCCTGCTGTCCGAACAGACCGTCGAGCAGACCATCGATGCGATGGTGTCCTCCGGGATGCGCGACGCCGGCTACCGGTACGTGAATCTCGACGCCGGCTGGGCCGCCACCGACCGGGACGCCGACGGCAACCTGCAGGCCGATCCCGACCGGTTTCCCCACGGAATCGCCGCACTGGCCCGATATGCCCACGACCGTGGGATGCGGCTGGGCCTCTACGCCAGCCCGAGCTACGAACTGTGCGGGATCGGTGAGCGCAATGCCAGCGCCGGTCACGAGTCGGCCGACGCGCATACCTTCGCCCGATGGGGCGTCGACTACCTGAAGTACGACTGGTGCAGCACCGATCAGAACCGGTCCGATCAGATTGCTCGCTTCACCGCCATGCGCGAGGCGCTGCGCGCGAGCGGACGATCCATCATCTACAGCATCAACCCCAACACCTCCGGTGACCCCGGCGCCGGGGCGGACTACGACTGGTCCTCCATCGCCGATATGGCGCGCAACACCATCGACTTGGTTCCGCTGTGGCGCACCGAATTCGTCTCTGCCGAACCGGTTCTCGGAGTGGTCGAACAGGTGCGGATAGCCAACCAGCTGGCGGCGCGCAGCCGGCCGGGCTACGTCAACGACCCCGACATGCTGGTCGCCGGGATCACATGGCCCGACTTCGTAGCCGGCCATCCCGGCATGGCACAGACACTGGCCGACGAGCACGGTCCCAGCATGACCGACGACGAGCAGCGGACCCATGTGTCACTGTGGGCGATGATGGCCGCACCATTGTTGGCGGGCAACGATATTCGCTCGATGACGGCACAGACCCGCGACATCTTGACCAATCGCGACATCATCGCGGTCGACCAGGACCCGCTGGTTCGGCAGGCCCGCCCGCTGCCCGACGATCCCCGCATCATGGTCAAACCCCTTGCGGGGGGCGCGGTCGCCGTGTCGATGCTCAACCCGGGCTCGCTACCGGTCTCGCTGGCCACGACGGCTGCGGCCGTGGGCTTGCCCGCTGCAACCTGCTACCGGGTGCGCGACCTGTGGGCGCACACCGACCACACCACGACAGGCGACCTGAGCGCCGAGCGGTTGGCCGCGCATGCGACGGAGGTACTGCGGATCGATCCGCGCTGCAGCTAG
- a CDS encoding molybdopterin-dependent oxidoreductase: MTAEPLAPTGRDGRHLYTCPLCEAMCGLEIQVDGGRVTSIRGNPDDVWSRGHLCPKGTSLGAVHHDPDRIRRPMIKVDGQWREVSWDQAFRRCTELLAPVIAEHGIGALTCYTGNPLAHSFSLGRYTGVLLGMSGIPVSYSPGTVDQWPKNLSSHLMYGNWWGFPVPDIERTDLLVIMGANPAASQGSLLAAPDVMGLIGRIDTVIVIDPVRTPTAAKADEWLPITPGTDAALLMAVVHTLFDEGLVDLGGLAEHLDGVDALRTAAHDWTPERVAGVTGISAERTRELARQLAGTERAVVYGRIGLCNQEFGSLASWLVDVVNILTGHFDTPGGAMFPRPAVWTVTSQPQPGLEGGLAEFGRWQTRVRGAKEVLGQVPVSCLAEEIETPGEGQIKALITVAGNPVLSTPAGHHLDEVLPQLDAMISVDLWLNETTRHADVILPGLSPLEQPHHDDLILAFAIGSIANYSAPVFAPEDPGRPEEWEILVRLTGLCAGTPAEDVDVAAIDDGFFDYLCFTQGLDGADIRRHYDSGGPERILDLTLRTGPFGDQYGTNPDGLTLQKLKDNPNGISFGPMVSQVPEILGTTDKKIRLAPQYLLDDLPRLAGRCNREPDDLVLVSRRHLRSNNSWLHNVSALMKGRDRCTLLMHPVDAARRGVSDGATVSVSSSAGSIEVPVEVTEAIKPGVVSMPHGWGHGLPGTRMSVANDSPGVNTNVLSPPTFLDEPSGNGALNGIPVTVAPLG; this comes from the coding sequence GTGACTGCAGAGCCGCTTGCCCCCACCGGCCGGGACGGCCGCCACCTCTACACCTGCCCGCTGTGTGAAGCCATGTGCGGCTTGGAGATTCAGGTCGACGGCGGGCGCGTCACCAGTATCCGCGGCAACCCGGACGACGTCTGGAGCCGCGGTCACCTCTGTCCCAAGGGCACCTCGCTCGGGGCGGTTCACCACGACCCGGACCGCATTCGCCGGCCGATGATCAAGGTCGACGGCCAGTGGCGCGAGGTCAGCTGGGACCAGGCCTTCCGGCGCTGCACCGAGCTGCTGGCCCCGGTGATCGCCGAGCACGGGATCGGCGCGCTCACCTGCTACACCGGCAATCCGCTGGCGCATTCGTTCTCGCTGGGCCGCTACACCGGGGTGCTGCTGGGGATGTCCGGCATCCCGGTCAGCTATTCGCCGGGGACGGTGGACCAGTGGCCCAAGAATCTGTCATCGCATCTGATGTACGGCAACTGGTGGGGCTTCCCCGTTCCCGATATCGAGCGCACCGACCTGTTGGTGATCATGGGCGCCAACCCGGCCGCCTCGCAGGGCTCGTTGCTGGCCGCCCCGGACGTGATGGGCCTCATCGGCCGGATCGACACCGTGATCGTCATCGACCCGGTCCGCACGCCCACCGCAGCGAAGGCCGACGAGTGGCTGCCCATCACCCCGGGCACCGACGCGGCCCTATTGATGGCCGTCGTGCACACCCTGTTCGACGAGGGCCTGGTCGACCTCGGCGGCCTGGCCGAGCATCTCGACGGCGTCGACGCGCTACGCACGGCGGCCCACGACTGGACGCCCGAGCGCGTCGCGGGCGTTACCGGCATCTCCGCCGAACGGACGCGCGAGCTGGCCCGTCAGCTCGCGGGAACCGAACGTGCCGTCGTGTACGGCCGAATCGGCTTGTGTAATCAGGAGTTCGGCAGTCTGGCCAGCTGGCTGGTTGACGTCGTCAACATCCTCACCGGACACTTCGACACCCCGGGCGGCGCGATGTTCCCGCGCCCGGCGGTCTGGACCGTCACGTCCCAGCCGCAGCCGGGCCTCGAGGGCGGTCTCGCCGAGTTCGGCCGTTGGCAGACCCGGGTGCGCGGCGCCAAGGAGGTTCTCGGTCAGGTACCGGTGTCCTGCCTGGCCGAGGAGATCGAGACGCCGGGGGAGGGCCAGATCAAGGCCTTGATCACCGTCGCCGGCAATCCGGTGCTGTCCACCCCGGCCGGACACCACCTCGACGAGGTGCTGCCCCAACTTGACGCGATGATCTCAGTTGACCTGTGGCTCAACGAAACCACCCGGCACGCCGACGTCATCCTGCCGGGGCTGTCGCCGTTGGAGCAGCCGCACCACGACGACTTGATCCTGGCCTTCGCGATCGGCAGCATCGCCAACTATTCGGCGCCGGTTTTCGCACCGGAAGATCCTGGCCGGCCCGAGGAATGGGAGATCCTGGTCCGGCTCACCGGGCTGTGTGCGGGAACCCCTGCCGAAGATGTCGACGTCGCGGCCATCGACGACGGCTTCTTCGACTACCTGTGCTTCACGCAGGGTCTCGACGGCGCCGACATCCGACGCCACTACGACAGTGGCGGTCCGGAACGGATTCTCGATCTCACGCTGCGTACCGGCCCGTTCGGCGACCAGTACGGCACGAACCCCGACGGGCTCACCCTGCAGAAGCTCAAGGACAATCCCAACGGCATCAGCTTCGGCCCGATGGTGTCGCAGGTCCCCGAGATCCTGGGCACCACCGACAAGAAGATCAGGCTCGCGCCGCAGTACCTGCTCGACGACCTGCCCCGGCTGGCGGGCCGGTGCAACCGTGAGCCCGATGACCTGGTGCTGGTCAGCCGCAGGCATCTACGTTCGAACAACTCATGGCTGCACAATGTTTCGGCACTGATGAAGGGCCGCGACCGGTGCACTCTGCTGATGCACCCCGTCGATGCGGCCCGCCGCGGGGTATCCGACGGTGCCACCGTCAGCGTCAGTTCATCGGCGGGCAGCATCGAGGTGCCGGTGGAGGTGACCGAGGCGATCAAGCCGGGTGTGGTGTCGATGCCGCACGGATGGGGTCACGGCCTGCCGGGCACCCGGATGTCGGTGGCCAACGACTCACCCGGGGTGAACACCAATGTCCTTTCGCCGCCAACGTTTCTCGACGAGCCGTCGGGTAACGGTGCGCTCAACGGCATCCCGGTCACGGTGGCACCGCTCGGCTAG